Below is a genomic region from Armatimonadota bacterium.
AAGGAACCCAAAATGCCCGTGTCGTCCGATTTGCACTTGGAAAGATCACTCCGCTGCGCGGCGAACTCTTCAAAGAGCTCTCTGTCGTTGCCCTGGAATCAGACTTCGACTTCTGGGAGCCAATTCGCGACGAAGTCGATCACTGGCTCCAGGGCCTTCAAGACTGGCGATGCGAACTGGTCTACCTGTTTCCCACCGACGAAGGCGGCCGAGCCTAGAACCAATCCTTCCCACCAATGATGTACTCGTGATACCAATCCTGATCGGATTTGGTGAGATAGATGATGCCTTCAACGATGGAGATGACTGTGAGGACGGGGATCGCGAGTCCGCATGTCAGGAACGTCAGCAGCAAGGAGGTCACGCCTGCCTTCGTCTTGCCCATCATGAACTTGTGCATGCCGAAGGTTCCGAAGGCTGTGAAACCAAGGACAATAGCAACAATTCCACACGCCGTTCTCTGAGAAGGTGAAACACCATTCATTTCAACAACATGATACGCGTGATGGTCGCCAAGGGTTCGGCGGGGACCGGAAGTCCCTTCGCCGGGTACAATCACGAGGTTAGATGCGTCTGAAACGACGCAATGAGATTTGACCCGTGGCAGAAGAAAATAACGATCAGCTGAATACGACGATCGCCGTAGACATGGAGCTCGGACGCTCGTATGTCAACTACGCGATGTCGGTTATCATCGCCCGAGCGCTTCCCGATGTTCGCGACGGAATGAAGCCGGTTCAACGCCGAATTCTCTACGCGATGCGCGGCCTTAACCTCACGCCGGCGAACGCTCACACGAAGTGTGCGAAGGTCACCGGCGAGACCACCGCAAACTTCCACCCCCACGGTAACGAAGTCGTTTACCCCACCCTCGTCCGAATGGCCCAGCCCTGGTCGCTCCGCTACCCGTTGATCGATGGACAAGGAAACTTTGGCTCCGTTGACGGCGACTCTCCGGCTGCGATGCGATATACAGAGTGCCGACTCACTCCAATCGCAATGGAGCTCCTGGAAGACCTCGACCGAGAAACGGTTGACTTCACGCCGAACTATCTGCAGTCCACGAACGAGCCGCTCGTTCTGCCAGGTAAGTTCCCCCACCTGCTTTGTAACGGAACTGAAGGTATTGCAGTTGGAATGGCAACCAAGCTTCCTCCGCACAACCTCACCGAGGTCTGTAACGGCGTTCTGCACCGAATTGATAATCCTGATTGCACGCTCGATGACATCATGGAGCACATCCCTGGGCCGGACTTCCCGACCTACGGAATCATCATGGGCACCAAGGGGCTTCGCTCAGCATACGAAACCGGTCGCGGTTCCATCGTGATGCAGGCAAAAACCATGATCGAGCCGGGTGACGCTGGAAAGTCGGTGATCGTTGTTACTGAGATTCCCTACCAGGTCAACAAAACGACCTTGATGAAGAACATCGCGACCATCGCGAAAGAGCGAAAGTTCGACGGCATTCTGAACGTTCAGGACTACTCGGACAAGCGCGGAATGCGAATGGAGATCGAAGTTCGCCGTGACGTCAACCCGAACAAGGCGCTTAACTATCTTCTCAAGCACACGGCCCTGAGAACTTCGTTCGGCTGTATCCTGCTTTCCCTCGTCGATGGCTCGCCCCGCACCGCGCCGCTGCTCACGATGATTGATGAGTACATCAAGCACCGCCGCGACGTCATCCTGCGCCGAACCAAGTACGAGCTTTGCCGGGCACTCGAAGAAGTCCACGTTCTTGAAGGCTATCAAATCGCCCGCCGGTTCATGGACGAGGTCATCGCGCTGATTCGCCGTTCGAGAGATCCAGGTATCGCTCGAGCCGAACTCGTTCGTGAGTTCGACATGTCGGCGTTCCAAGCCAACACCATCCTTGCCATGCCCCTCCGCCAACTCACGATGATGGAGCAGGCGAAGCTGGAAGACGACTATAAGGCGGCTCTGCGAAAGACTCAAGACCTCCTCGACATCCTCAACAGCGAAGAGCGCCTGACGACGGTCATGAAGGCCGAAATCGTAGCCATGCGCGACAAGCACGGTGACGAGCGACGCACCAAAATCCAAGCTCGCGAAGCCGGAGAGTTCACCGAAGAAGATCTGATTCCCGACGAGGAAGCAATCATCTCGATCTCGCGAGATGGCTACATCAAGCGGGTGAGCATCGACGCCTACCGCCAGCAGAAGCGCGGCGGAAAGGGAGTGAACAACACCCTAAAGGCTGATGACGAACCGGCACACCTCTTCCAAATCAGCACCCACCACACGATCCTGTTCTTCACAGATCGAGGCCGGGTCTACAAGCTCAAAGGCTATGAGATTCCCGAAAGCGGTCGCTACGCAAAGGGAATGCCGGTTATCAACTACATCAGCATCGTCGGCGGCGAGCGGGTCACCGCGACCGTCAGTGTCAAGGACCTCTCCAGCGATGGCTTCCTGGCGATGATCACCAAGGGAACTGGACCCAAGCATAATGCCGAAATCAAGCGAACACCGCTGTCCGCGTTCGCCAACATCCGTAACAACGGCCTCATTGCCTTCGACATCGAAGACGGTGACGAACTTGGCTGGGCACTCCGAACCACCGGAAAAGACGACCTCATCCTCGTCACCCGCGAGGGACAATCGATTCGGTTCTCCGAAGAAGACGCGACCTCCCGAAGCCGAGCAGCAGGCGGCGTCCGCGCCGTCCAGTTCAAGGCCGGAAACCCGGATGACCAGGTGGTCACTGCGGCGGTCGTTGACGAAGAACTTTCGCTCTTGGTCGTCTCCGAAAACGGATACGGCAAGCGAACTGGCCTTGACGAGTACCGCGTTC
It encodes:
- the gyrA gene encoding DNA gyrase subunit A, with amino-acid sequence MAEENNDQLNTTIAVDMELGRSYVNYAMSVIIARALPDVRDGMKPVQRRILYAMRGLNLTPANAHTKCAKVTGETTANFHPHGNEVVYPTLVRMAQPWSLRYPLIDGQGNFGSVDGDSPAAMRYTECRLTPIAMELLEDLDRETVDFTPNYLQSTNEPLVLPGKFPHLLCNGTEGIAVGMATKLPPHNLTEVCNGVLHRIDNPDCTLDDIMEHIPGPDFPTYGIIMGTKGLRSAYETGRGSIVMQAKTMIEPGDAGKSVIVVTEIPYQVNKTTLMKNIATIAKERKFDGILNVQDYSDKRGMRMEIEVRRDVNPNKALNYLLKHTALRTSFGCILLSLVDGSPRTAPLLTMIDEYIKHRRDVILRRTKYELCRALEEVHVLEGYQIARRFMDEVIALIRRSRDPGIARAELVREFDMSAFQANTILAMPLRQLTMMEQAKLEDDYKAALRKTQDLLDILNSEERLTTVMKAEIVAMRDKHGDERRTKIQAREAGEFTEEDLIPDEEAIISISRDGYIKRVSIDAYRQQKRGGKGVNNTLKADDEPAHLFQISTHHTILFFTDRGRVYKLKGYEIPESGRYAKGMPVINYISIVGGERVTATVSVKDLSSDGFLAMITKGTGPKHNAEIKRTPLSAFANIRNNGLIAFDIEDGDELGWALRTTGKDDLILVTREGQSIRFSEEDATSRSRAAGGVRAVQFKAGNPDDQVVTAAVVDEELSLLVVSENGYGKRTGLDEYRVQSRGGSGILTMNCTEKTGKVIGAEVVENDDRLLLMSTKGKGIRMKVKEIRTTGRVAQGVKLVNLTGDDQVASIARIVKGTDDGEGEGEEASEGSEE
- a CDS encoding NINE protein, whose amino-acid sequence is MNGVSPSQRTACGIVAIVLGFTAFGTFGMHKFMMGKTKAGVTSLLLTFLTCGLAIPVLTVISIVEGIIYLTKSDQDWYHEYIIGGKDWF